CCCCAACGCGCTGGCCGCCCTGCTGCTGCACATCCGCGACGAGACCGGGCTGCGTCCCCACATCTACTTCGAGTGGACCGAGGGGCACCCGCTGGCCAACTTCTTCCGCTTCCTGCTGGGCGGCGTCGGCGAGGTGGCCCCGGTGACGCGGGAGGTGGTCCGGGTGGCCGAGCCCGACCGGTCCCGCCGCCCGCACGTCCACGCCGGGTGAGCACGTCGCCCGGGTGCCGGCGCGGTCCCGTCCGGCCGCTCGGGCGCTCCGCTCCGGCACCGGCCTGGACCCGCGGGCAGGGTCTGCACGACGACGGATCGGTCCTGCTGAGCGACGTGGTGGCGGCGCCGTCGCAGAACGCCCCTGGGCCTACTACGCCTTCCTGACCCTCGCCACGGCCATCGCCGCGGTGGCCGTGGTCACCGACTCCTCGATCCTGGTGGTCGGGGCGATGGTCGTCGGGCCCGAGTTCGGCCTGGTGGCGGCGCTCGCCGTCGGGCTGACCGCCCGCCGCCGCGGTCTCGTCGGTGGGGCGGCGGCGCTGCTGGTCAAGGGGTTCCTGTTCGCCATCGCCGCGACGGTCCTCCTCGCGCTGGTGGCCCGTGCGGCGGGCTGGAGCGACCTCGGCGACGTGACCGGTGCCCGCCCGCTGACCGGCTTCATCTGGCGCCCCGACAAGTGGTCGGCGGTGGTCGCCGTGCTCGCCGGCTGCGCGGGGGTGCTGTCCCAGACCGCCGGGCGCTCCAACGCCCTGGTCGGGGTGTTCATCTCCGTCACCACCGTCCCGGCGGCCGGCGACATCGCGCTCTCGCTGGCGCTGTGGGCCCCCGAGCACCCCCTCGGCGCCAGCTCCCAGCTGGGCATCAACCTGCTCGGCATGACGGTCGCCGGGGTGGTGACCCTGCTCGTCCAGCGCGCGTTCACCGGGATCCGCCACCGGCGGGCGCCGGTCTGAGGGCCGGTGCGGTCACGGGCGGGCCCCAGCCCCCTCAGGGGCGCAGCAGCACCGGGGTGTCGTCGTCGAGGACCTCCTCGATCCCCAGGTGGGCGAGGTCGGCCACGAACCGCGCCCGGGAGACGGGGGTGCCGTCGGTGGCCCTCAGGTAGGTGCCGTACACCTCCCCGGTGGAGGCCGAGCCGGTCCAGCTCTGGTCGGTGCGGAACCACTCCACCACCGAGCGGTCGGGGGCTGTCGACGTCGCCGCCGGCGGTGCGGTGAAGGTGTGGCGGCAGGAGGGGCAGGTGACGGTGCTCATGGCAGCAGCCTCCCGTGGCCGTGGCCCCCGGCACGTCTGGCGGTGGACCGACCGCGCTGGGCCCTGGCTGCTCCCGTGGACCGGTGCCACCCCTCCCGTGGCAGGACCCGCCGGTGGTCCCTGCGCCGCTACGCTGCCGGCCGGTGGGTGCCCGCCCGACGCGCTCGTGATCCCCTCCCGAGCACCGGAGCACCACCCCCCAGCGCCCGGCCCGGCACCGGGGTGCCAGGGGGACCGGCGACCCGGTCCGGACCGGTCCGGACCCAACACCCAGGAGGAGACGTGGACGTCGTCACGACGGTCTGGGTGGACGCCCGCCGCGAGCACCCCCGCGACGGGGACCTGGTCCTCGCCGCGATCACCGGCCGCTACCCCGCACGCCAGGGGGAGGCGCCGTCCTCGGAGCAGGACTTCTGGCTGGTGCTGCCGATGCACTTCCGGCAGGTGCACCCGGTCGAGGACTCCGAGGAGGTCCTCCACGAGGTCTACCGCGACGCCGACGGGGTGGTCCGCCGGCCGCTGGGCGCGGGGTCGGCGGAGGAGGTGACCCACTGGGCCGCGCTCCCGTCCCTGCCGGGGATCGACGCCAGCGAGCTCCTGGGCGCCTCGGTCGGTCCGGCGCTGACGGCGGCGACGGCCCGGGTCTGAGCAGACGCCGCTCCGGTCCGTCTAGCTCCCGGTCGGGGTGGGGTCGACGCGCATCTCGCCCATCTCCTCCCACCCCTCGCCCTCGACCTGCCGGCTGACGATCCGCGGGGTGGCGGCCAGGGCCTGGGGCAGCAGCGCCATGGCGTCCCGGAAGTGCTCGCTCTGCACGTGCGGGGCGGCGCCGTCGTCGGTGAACGCCTCGACGAGCACGAACTCGTGCGGGTCCTCCACGCTGCGGGACCACTCGAACCAGAGGTTCCCCGGCTCGGCCCGGGTGGCCCGGGTGAAGTCCTCCACGAGGCCGAGCCACCGGTCGGTCCACTCGGGCTTGGTCTGGAACTTGACCACGATCAGGTACATCGACTGCCTCTCTCCACGGGTACCGGACCCATGCTGCCGTACGCCCGGACGGCGGCGCCGGTCACCCGGCGGGTCTCAGGGCACCAGGACGACCTTGCCCACGACGGTGCGGGACTCGGCCAGCGCGAGCGCCGCGGCGGCCTCGGTCAGCGGCAGTCGGGCGGCCACCTGGGCGGTGAGCGTCCCGTCGGCCAGTAGGGCCAGGACCTGCCCGAGGTCCTCCCGGAGGCGGGCCCGGAACCGGTCGGCCTTCCGGCGGCCCGCCCACAGGTCGTAGAAGGTGGCCCGTCGGCGGTTGGGCAGCGCGTTCCACAGCAGCAGCCGCAGCACCAGCTTCAGCACCGGGACGCGGGCGCTGCCGGTCTGGTCCTTGGTGGAGGCCGTGCCGTAGGCGACCAGGACGCCACCCGGAGCCAGCAGCCGCCAGGAGTCGACGATGCCCGGCCCACCGACGTGGTCGAAGACGGCGTCCACCCCGCCGGGGGCGAGCTCGCGCACCCGGGCGGCCAGGTCGGGGGCGGCGTAGTCGACGTGCTCGGCCCCGAGTGCGCGGACGGCGTCGGCGTTGCGTGCCGAGGAGGTGCCGATCACCCGGACCCCGGCGTGGCGGGCCAGCTGCACCAGGACGGTGCCGACGCCGCCGTTCGCCCCGTGCACCAGGATCGTCTGCCCCGACCGGACCCTCGCCTGGCGGTGCAGCAGCTGCCAGGCGCTGATCCCGTTGACCACCAGGGTCTCCACCTCGACGGGGTCCAGGCCCTCGGGGACGTCGACCAGGTCGGCGGCGGTCAGCAGCACCGCGCTGGCCCACCCGCCGGTCTTGGTCAGCGCGGCCACCCGGCGCCCGACCAGCGCCGGGTCGACGCCCGGGCCGACCTCGGCGACGGTGCCGACCAGGTCGTAGCCGGGGACGAAGGGGAACGGGGGCTGGTCGTAGTAGCGGCCGAGACGCATCTGCTGCTCGGCGAAGCTGATCCCGGTGGCCTCGACGTCGACCAGCACCTGGCCGGTCGAGGGGGCTGGGAGGTCGCGCCTGCGCAGCTCGAGGCCGTCGGGCTCGACCCGGCCGGGGAGCAGCACCTCGGTGGCGGTGCGGGCGGTGGTCGGGTGGTTCATCGTGGTGTCCTCCTCGGACGTCGGGCAGCACGCCCGGAGTGATGGGTGAGAAGTTGTCGCGCAGTAAGAGGTTATAACCACGTTAGTGGCTTTGCAATCGTGACGTGCTGTAAGTTCACGGGCATGGTCCAGGTCGAGGTGACGCGACGCGAGCAGCTGCGGGTCCAGATGGTCAGCGACATCAAGCAGCACGCCCTGGCGCAGCTCGCCGAGGGGGGACCCGAGGCGCTGTCGCTCAACGCGATCGCCCGGGCGATGCGGGTGTCCGGCCCGGCGCTCTACCGCTACTTCGCCTCACGCGAGGACCTGCTGGGTGAGCTCGCCGCCGACGGCTACGACTCCCTCGGTGAGGCGCTGGAGGCCGCCGCCGACGGTGCGGACGTCCGCGACGACGGCGTCCGTGGGGCCCGGCTGCGCGCGGTCGCGGCCGCCTACCGGGGGTGGGTGCTGGCCCACCCGCACCTGTACCGGCTGATGTTCGCCAGCCGGTACGGCTCAGGCCTCGTCGCCCCCGACCGGGTGGTCCCGGCCTCGCGCCGCCCGATGATCCCGGTGCTCACCGCCGTGGCCGAGCTCGGCGGGCCGACGTCCGGGCGCTCGTTGCCGGACGCCCTGGTGGCTCAGCTCAAGGACTGGCAGTCCCGGTCCTGGTCGTCCACGGCGCCGCCGGAGACCGCGCTCCTGGCGGTGACCGCCTGGACCCGTCTGCACGGTCTGCTCGGGCTGGAGATCGAGGGTGTCTTCGTCTCGATGGGCGTGGACGCCGGCGCGCTGGTCGACGCGGAGATGGACCAGATCATCGCCTCCACCTCGGCCTGAGTCGGGCCGCAGGAGACACTGCGGTGGCGCTCCAGGTCGTGGGCGCTCCCGCCGGGAGGCAGCACGACTGAGGTCGCCCGGCTGCCGCACGGGAGGACGAGTCGGGCGAGACGGGACGGAGCGGGTCGTCACCCGACCGCAGCATCCCTCGAGCAGGCCGCCGCCACGGCCCGTGCGTCGTCGCCGCAGCGCTCCTGGTCAGCTGCCGCTCTCCCGTCGCAGGAGCGGCTCGAGGGACCCCGTCAGAGGTCGAGCACCTGCCGGAAGGCGGCGGCGGTCGACTCGACGAGCGCCTCGGGTCCGTCGCCGGACGCGCGCGCGGTCCAGTAGCAGGCCAGGGCGATCTGCGCGGCGAGGTTCCCGACGGGCGCCTCCCAGCCCTGGTCGACCAGCAGGTGGCCCAGGCGGCCGGCGACCATCTGCATCTTGGCCGCGCTCCGGGCGCGCAGCTCGACGTTCGAGTCGACCAGCTGCTCGTGCTGCCGGTAGTCCTCGGGATCGGCGGAGATGTGCGCGCACAGCCGCAGCACCAGGGGCTGCAGGGCGAGCAGACCGTCCCGGAGCGTTCGTCCAC
The sequence above is a segment of the Auraticoccus monumenti genome. Coding sequences within it:
- a CDS encoding DUF389 domain-containing protein; translation: MPARSRPAARALRSGTGLDPRAGSARRRIGPAERRGGGAVAERPWAYYAFLTLATAIAAVAVVTDSSILVVGAMVVGPEFGLVAALAVGLTARRRGLVGGAAALLVKGFLFAIAATVLLALVARAAGWSDLGDVTGARPLTGFIWRPDKWSAVVAVLAGCAGVLSQTAGRSNALVGVFISVTTVPAAGDIALSLALWAPEHPLGASSQLGINLLGMTVAGVVTLLVQRAFTGIRHRRAPV
- a CDS encoding AQJ64_40280 family protein; amino-acid sequence: MDVVTTVWVDARREHPRDGDLVLAAITGRYPARQGEAPSSEQDFWLVLPMHFRQVHPVEDSEEVLHEVYRDADGVVRRPLGAGSAEEVTHWAALPSLPGIDASELLGASVGPALTAATARV
- a CDS encoding putative quinol monooxygenase, yielding MYLIVVKFQTKPEWTDRWLGLVEDFTRATRAEPGNLWFEWSRSVEDPHEFVLVEAFTDDGAAPHVQSEHFRDAMALLPQALAATPRIVSRQVEGEGWEEMGEMRVDPTPTGS
- a CDS encoding medium chain dehydrogenase/reductase family protein, coding for MNHPTTARTATEVLLPGRVEPDGLELRRRDLPAPSTGQVLVDVEATGISFAEQQMRLGRYYDQPPFPFVPGYDLVGTVAEVGPGVDPALVGRRVAALTKTGGWASAVLLTAADLVDVPEGLDPVEVETLVVNGISAWQLLHRQARVRSGQTILVHGANGGVGTVLVQLARHAGVRVIGTSSARNADAVRALGAEHVDYAAPDLAARVRELAPGGVDAVFDHVGGPGIVDSWRLLAPGGVLVAYGTASTKDQTGSARVPVLKLVLRLLLWNALPNRRRATFYDLWAGRRKADRFRARLREDLGQVLALLADGTLTAQVAARLPLTEAAAALALAESRTVVGKVVLVP
- a CDS encoding TetR/AcrR family transcriptional regulator, which translates into the protein MVQVEVTRREQLRVQMVSDIKQHALAQLAEGGPEALSLNAIARAMRVSGPALYRYFASREDLLGELAADGYDSLGEALEAAADGADVRDDGVRGARLRAVAAAYRGWVLAHPHLYRLMFASRYGSGLVAPDRVVPASRRPMIPVLTAVAELGGPTSGRSLPDALVAQLKDWQSRSWSSTAPPETALLAVTAWTRLHGLLGLEIEGVFVSMGVDAGALVDAEMDQIIASTSA
- a CDS encoding TetR/AcrR family transcriptional regulator; the encoded protein is MDAALPLVERKQKAARQRIVLAAAKLFAERGFDGVSVSDIAELAEVGRTTFFRHFGDKQEVVFAREQDLLDALTEENLDDVASRGRTLRDGLLALQPLVLRLCAHISADPEDYRQHEQLVDSNVELRARSAAKMQMVAGRLGHLLVDQGWEAPVGNLAAQIALACYWTARASGDGPEALVESTAAAFRQVLDL